One Onthophagus taurus isolate NC chromosome 11, IU_Otau_3.0, whole genome shotgun sequence genomic window carries:
- the LOC111415899 gene encoding sodium- and chloride-dependent glycine transporter 1-like translates to MYGGYIRYLFPPRSYTLPIIRGDRVDLFKRIAGVNPEEEDESDVQMSAIQFITASTMYQINIYYLIIFIDILLASGGVNVFFSFLPLHIFLSIPLLVLFIFMSSYSKKGFLCMWECVPMFSGLGYSLLLCRLTFALFQVFFTFVPCLLLIDLMTSPTFSYNFRNCPGDTNNVCFPMYPLFPINRTCNTPVLERSFNESIYMASQYYYRIHILGYHRHDSVPQIKLLHVFVSFFIWAFVCVISMFGVKRVVKVTMSIQLVLNAIAVFSVSYGMMLGSDTPIPQVHEYNRIKNMDFWVEIFVVTTDIIVITDMIYMGTLKPKSLTSSQAGILIGFGKGFFLIVVMFFTNRCAHLILGHYRFLDTRCLIAFGHDVMFSFVPDVLYRVRFGLVLTILWYLGIIVSNINVLVLTIIGMVSAITEKFKTLRRFRLLVFCGICGAGFLGSIYFCTNLGMNTIYIYRTYGDLYFTTAFMIVINLALMFVYSINRIMEDYTFTYGNPPKKFYVTSWQTFPLLAIFVFLFVVSYGQEPSQVYMTQGTLLWSYIHTAIMLIPIFVQILTKCFKHLKYRTLKTVTKPGSSWGPGDALLRHARKYFYPQRDIRYRNTQLVCQHRCIYNSDKYFDEHVKQITKMREIIHKMGLEIRRDVLMDMYK, encoded by the exons atgtatggGGGCTACATAAGGTATTTATTTCCTCCTCGTTCATATACACTACCGATAATACGAGGAGATCGAGtggatttatttaaaagaatagCTGGGGTTAATCCTGAAGAg gaAGATGAAAGCGATGTTCAAATGTCCGCGATCCAATTTATAACCGCCTCCACAATGTATCAaatcaacatttattatttaattatttttatagataTTTTACTTGCTTCTGGTGGAG taAACGTTTTCTTCTCATTTTTACCTTTACACATTTTCTTATCGATTCCTTTACTCGTCCTTTTCATATTTATGAGTAGTTACTCCAAAAAGGGATTTTTATGTATGTGGGAATGCGTCCCAATGTTTTCTGGATTAGGATacagtttattattatgtcgTTTAACTTTCGCGCTATTCcaagttttttttacattCGTGCCATGTTTACTTCTAATCGATTTAATGACATCTCCAACTTTCTCGtataattttagaaattgcCCCGGGGATACAAACAATGTTTGTTTCCCAATGTATCCTTTATTCCCGATTAATCGAACTTGCAACACCCCTGTTTTAGAACGCTCCTTTAACGAAAGCATTTACATGGCGAGTCAATATTATTATAGAATTCATATTTTGGGGTATCACCGACATGATTCAGTACCGcaaataaaattgttgcaCGTTTTCGTATCATTTTTCATCTGGGCGTTTGTTTGTGTAATTTCAATGTTTGGGGTTAAACGGGTTGTTAAAGTTACGATGAGTATTCAATTAGTTTTGAACGCGATTGCGGTTTTTTCTGTGTCTTATGGGATGATGTTGGGGAGTGATACGCCGATTCCTCAAGTTCATGAATACAATCGAATTAAAAACATGGATTTTTGGGTCGAAATATTTGTTGTTACGACGGATATCATTGTTATTAccgatatgatatatatgggGACGTTAAAgccgaaaagtttaacatctTCACAAGCTGGCATATTAATTGGATTTGGAAAAGGTTTCTTTCTTATCGTAGTCATGTTTTTTACAAATCGATGTGCTCATTTGATATTGGGGCATTATCGATTTTTGGATACAAGGTGTCTTATTGCGTTTG gTCATGACGtaatgttttcttttgtaccAGATGTGCTTTATAGGGTTCGTTTTGGTTTAGTACTAACAATCCTTTGGTATTTAGGAATTATAGTCTCAAATATAAACGTTTTGGTTTTGACAATCATCGGAATGGTTAGTGCTAtaacagaaaaatttaaaacattgagAAGATTCCGATTGCTGGTTTTTTGTGGAATATGTGGAGCGGGCTTTTTAGggagtatttatttttgtacaaaCCTTGGGATGAACACCATTTACATTTATCGCACATACGGGGATCTTTATTTTACGACGGCTTTCATGATCGTGATCAATTTGGCTTTGATGTTTGTGTATTCGATTAATAGGATCATGGAGGATTACACATTTACTTACGGGAATCccccgaaaaaattttatgttactTCTTGGCAAACGTTTCCTCTATTGGCAATT tttgTGTTTTTATTTGTGGTAAGTTATGGACAAGAACCAAGTCAAGTTTATATGACTCAAGGAACTTTATTATGGAGTTATATCCACACTGCGATTATGCTTATACCGATTTTTGTgcaaattttaacaaaatgttttaagCATCTTAAATATAGA ACTTTAAAAACGGTCACTAAACCGGGTAGTTCTTGGGGCCCTGGGGATGCTTTGTTGCGCCACGCAAGGAAATACTTTTATCCTCAAAGAGATATTCGTTACAGGAATACGCAATTAGTTTGCCAGCACAGATGCATTTATAATTCcgataaatattttgatgaacaTGTTAAACAAATTACCAAAATGCGCGAAATAATTCACAAAATGGGCTTAGAAATTCGAAGAGATGTATTGATggatatgtataaataa
- the LOC111415908 gene encoding putative leucine-rich repeat-containing protein DDB_G0290503, producing the protein MESGNSFYDLLKEEFRRKKSADVEISQKDTILKNVKSFIKHLIKLNISKAIETITIIRYYLEKGGCPEEFDMTQADFDLILLINAVILCCGRKWDEAEELFYELTEKYQESLFFALLGVVKNKRHIFRCSRDAFCLAQITSHTPKVFKNLNLSITNLNEIKLKDSIMKFLGYTKNMEEIPLNNYIKTNNIFEMNDVKTIGSIFRDDIFPIIRDQIDMFLGGDLPNNNQVISNDKSTQTVNVNTCTKGFQTDLVKTINKSVQTLKFKDKNDQKKDKELSVLKTTVDELRKSNSDLTKRLNETLSNLKAAQNKINHLEDEIQESRENYIDHETTMLEIIQSAFTSLHHLQKTTGEQTKQKLQSIDAMLTALRSDFIKLDLKEDVDHLSWTISHYQNEAEHYNKSIDKRHKQILRLLHSNQFVEILSTDYVLEPNLTEQPNLMLDLIAKLITICRNNKRRNQNNPDFNFFQGWALQDEACGGGYYSNDLPQPHREFNYLNDSFNEDLNENPDETLNEECESFEPYIEPSDEDFPPLCGLSRRKLKKIKARDEFDTFVTKIQSLLPLCTTTQINGAIKVVQSQKNVNFKEIKLEDVVEYLKLTFKSSIIDDATNNILRFWENDSQSDKNTQSEINACPICLDQIEQNEMPLSCGHLFHNNCIMEWLRNNGSCPICRVTIPYNYLPF; encoded by the exons ATGGAATCCGGAAATTCATTTTACGACCTCTTAAAAGAAGAATTCCGTAGGAAGAAAAGTGCGGACGTGGAAATCTCGCAAAAAGACACAATACTAAAGAAcgttaaaagttttattaaacatttaataaaacttaacaTTTCGAAAGCGATTGAAACAATTACGATAATCAGATACTATTTAGAAAAAGGGGGATGTCCAGAAGAATTCGATATGACCCAAGCAGATTTCGATTTAATCCTGCTTATCAATGCGGTTATTTTATGTTGTGGACGCAAATGGGATGAAGCCGAAgagttattttatgaattaacCGAAAAATATCAAGAATCTTTGTTTTTTGCTTTGCTTGGAgttgtcaaaaataaacgtCACAT atttagatgTTCGCGTGATGCTTTCTGCCTTGCACAAATAACTTCTCACACACCAaaagtattcaaaaatttaaatttgagtataacaaatttgaatgagattaaattaaaagattcgATTATGAAGTTTTTGGGTTATACTAAAAATATGgaagaaattcctttaaataattatattaaaacaaacaacatttttg aaatGAATGATGTTAAAACGATTGGAAGCATTTTTCGAGATGACATCTTCCCCATAATAAGAGATCAAATTGATATGTTCTTGGGGGGAGATCTTCCTAACAATAACCAGGTTATTAGCAATGATAAGTCAACTCAAACAGTTAATGTTAACACATGCACTAAAGGATTCcaaactgatttagtaaaaacaattaataagtcggtacaaactttaaaattcaag gaTAAAAATGACCAAAAAAAGGATAAGGAATTATCAGTATTAAAAACGACTGTGGATGAATTACGAAAAAGTAATTCTGATTTAACCAAACGATTAAATGAGACTTTATCG aaTCTTAAAGCtgctcaaaataaaattaatcaccTTGAAGATGAAATACAAGAATCAAG agaaAATTATATTGATCATGAAACTACTATGTTAGAGATCATACAATCTGCTTTTACTTCTCTCCATCATCTTCAAAAAACCACAGGAGAACAaaccaaacaaaaattacaaagtatTGATGCAATGTTAACAGCGTTACGTTCCGATTTTATAAAGTTAGATTTAAAAGAGGATGTGGATCATCTTTCTTGGACTATATCACACTATCAAAACGAAGCTGAACATTACAACAAATCAATTGATAAAAGACACAAACAAATTCTACGACTTTTACACTCCAATCAGTTTGTTGAAATATTAAGTACAGATTATGTATTGGAACCAAACCTAACTGAACAACCAAATTTAATGCTTGATTTGattgcaaaattaataactatatGTAGAAACAATAAACGAAGGAATCAAAATAATCcagatttcaatttttttcaaggaTGGGCTCTTCAAGATGAAGCATGTGGTGGTGGTTATTACTCAAATGATTTACCTCAACCACATAGAgaattcaattatttaaatgaTAGTTTTAATGAGGATCTTAATGAAAATCCAGATGAAACTCTAAACGAAGAATGTGAAAGTTTTGAACCATATATAGAGCCATCAGATGAAGATTTTCCCCCGTTATGTGGATTAAGCcgacgaaaattaaaaaagataaaagctCGTGATGAATTTGAtacttttgttacaaaaattcaAAGTTTGTTGCCGCTTTGTACGACTACGCAAATAAATGGAGCGATTAAAGTTGTGCAATCccaaaaaaacgttaattttaaagagatAAAGCTTGAAGATGTCGTTgagtatttaaaattaacatttaaaagtaGCATAATTGATGATGCCactaataatattttacgTTTTTGGGAAAATGATTCGCAATCAGACAAGAATACTCAATCTGAGATTAATGCATGCCCAATTTGTTTAGATCAAATCGAGCAAAATGAGATGCCGTTATCGTGTGGGCATTTATTTCACAATAAC tGCATTATGGAGTGGTTAAGAAACAATGGTAGTTGCCCGATATGTAGAGTTACCATTCCTTATAATTATTTGCCATTTTAA